The Ziziphus jujuba cultivar Dongzao chromosome 1, ASM3175591v1 genome segment TGTCTAATAATCCAATCATCAATATCTTTTTCCTATCATCATGGAATATCCAATATACATCACATATCTTCTCCCACTATATACATAACGGTCAAACATATATTACACTTCAATGAGTCTTTAGCAGCTCTTCCACCATTACCACAGGACTCTTTCCACCATACCATGATTTCTCCTCCTCTGAAATCCCTGCAACTTGATTTTCATTTCCCTTCGTTTGCAGCTACTAGCCAAAGAACCTTCTTCTCTCATGGCTTTGTGGGTAACATCAATGGTAATCATAGGAAAACATGGAGTCGACATTCCATGTTTCTTAGTACAAAACCTGTCCTCAAAGATGGTGCTCTCAGTTTCAATGGCACAGATGCTTTGACAAGTGTGCCAGACAATGTGGTAGTGACCCCATTTACAAATTCATCTGCATTTGTTGGTGCTACTTCTAAGGAAGCTAGTTCAAGACAAGTTTTCAAACTTGGAGTCATCCGGTATTTTACCCTTATTAGCTCGTTTCGTGAGGTTTTTTGTGGATCTTCCTTGTAGTTCTACAGGTTTCtcataaagaaaaggaaacttGTAAGCGGAAAATTTGGGCATTTGGTAAAGGAAAGAACGAGTTTGTGTAGTAAATGGGAAATTGAACTTTATTTAAAACTTGGAGTCATCCGGTATTTTACTTTTTTCGTTTTAGCTAGTTTTGTGAGTTTTTTCTGTGGATCTTCCATGTAGTTTTTAGATTtagtatatataactatatgttGCTCATAAAGAGAAGGAAACTTGTAAGTGAAAATTTTTTGCATTTGGTGAAAGAAAGATTGAATTTGTGCAGTAAATGGGAAATTGAACATGTCTCATTCTGTATGATATTTTTGCATGATACAGGGATGTCagatttttatctatatatagatTCAAAATTTGGTGGATGATGCCGCGATTCGGTAATTCAGGAAGTGAAATCCCTGTTGAAACTCAGATGTTGCTCCTGGAAGCAAAGGATGATGAATCAGAGAGTACTGGTTACATCTTATTCTTGCCTTTGCTTGATGGTGAATTCAGAGCCAGCCTGCAGGGAAATTCGTCGGACGAGCTTGAGTTCTGTGTTGAAAGTGGTAATTTTGTATTTCTCATCTTTTAACTTACAGGACAAAAGGGAaatgaagatatatatatatatatatatataggacggaaattttatttttactgggAGATTTTAACTGAGCAACAGTGGAGAGATTATACTCTGTAGAAGTAGGGACATGAGTTGGGAatgtattttagtttttgagCTTGTACTAAATAAGCAGTTTTGCACTTTCACAGCCTACTgtttaagaaagaaaaacactTCTTCCCACTTCTCATCCgttatcaacttttttaatttctctcaaTCTTTTTTGGTATAATGAcggtttctttatgtgttttTGATAGGGGACCCTGCAATAGTTACCAAAGAATCACTAAAAGCAGTTTTTGTGAATTCTGGAGACCATCCATTTGATCTAATGAAGGAATCGATGAAGTAGGTCAGCTCTCTGagaaaactttaaatttaaattttttttaatatataattttttttatgaaattcctTAGGCACACTAattttgttgattataaagTACAACTGAATTATAATCTGAAATCTTCAAGCAGAATATCTAGTATAACAATCATAAGAGAAAGACTCTCAGTAGTTATAGCTGGTTTTTACCAATTTATTGATGCTTGTTTGTCCTTTGGACCATACAGGATTTTGGAGAAGTATACTGGAACATTTTCAGCTAGGGAATCCAAACAGGCAAATTTCAAACCTACCATATACGTCTAAAAGGCAAAACTTCACTCAGGATTTAGTTAACTTGTGTTTTGTTCAATAACACATGTGATGCTTTTTTTATGCAGTTGCCTGGAATGTTAGATTATTTTGGTTGGTGTACCTGGGATGCCTTTTATCAAGAAGTTAATCCTCAAGGAATCAGAGAGGGGCTAAAAAGGTAAACTGCTAACTTGAAAAAGAACCGCAAGATAAAAATTCCTGTTTAGACTTCCACCTATACTTCCTGGACTTTAAGGGGTCAAACCCATGTTAAGAATATGACATTCCCTATGTATACCAGTAAGGAGTTCAAATTTAAGTTATGATGCTTCCATAATTGATACCTAACCTTCATTTTGAGCATCTTAGTTATATCACATATATGAAGACAAATCAGCATTTTGATTGAGTTCTATATACTAAGCTTGTTTTCCAGTACTGTAATCTAGTTTGGGCATTGCaaataattcataattattccTGTCTCGGTAAATTAGTTGCTTCACAATAATGCTTATGCAATCAAACTTGTGTTTCAGGAGTAAATCCTTGGTTATTTTGTGTTAGTGATTTTTCTGTCCTTAAAATTCTCTATTCagaattttcttccttttttctttttctttagaaCTGTATCCATTAAAGTAGCCATATCTCAAACACAATACACAAATACAGCTTATCCGAGGGAGGTGCTCCACCCAAGTTTTTGATAATTGATGATGGTTGGCAAGATACAACAAATGAGTTTCGAAAAGAAGGGGAGCCTTTTATTGAAGGGTCACAGTAAGTtttatttacataatttgttttattacttctaaagcatatatatatatatgtaaatatatgtatatgtatatacaagcCTTCTGATTTTATACAAATTGCAGATTTGGTGCTAGATTGGACAGCATTGAGGAGAATAGTAAGTTCAGAAGATCAGTAAATGACACTGAAAGTGAGGCACCAAGTAGTCTTAAGGATTTTGTTTCAGAAATTAGGAGTACTTTTGGGCTCAAGTGAGGTTTTCTACTACCATGaacattttgtaattttgttttaaataaatagagATCGAAAGTATgagacaatcttgctgtctatgaagcttattaatattttctgatttttcttaAATTCTCCAGGTATGTCTATGTATGGCATGCCCTAATGGGATACTGGGGAGGACTTAATCCAAATGCTGAGGGAACTAAAAAGTACAATCCAAAGCTAAGATACCCAGTACAGTCACCTGGGACTTTGGCAAACAGTTGGGATATATCAATGGCCTCGATGGAGAAGTATGGTGTAGCTGCAATTGAACCTGATAAAGCATTCCAGTTTTATGATGATCTGCATGGTTATCTTGCTTCACAGGATGTTGATGGAGTTAAAGTCGATGTTCAGAACATATTGGAAACCATTTCTGCTGGCTTAGGAGGCCGAGTCTCTCTTACTAAGAAATTCCAACAGGCACTTGAGAAGTCCATTGCAACCCACTTTCAAGACAATAGCATAATCTGCTGCATGGGTCAAAGCACAGACTCCATTTACCAGTATATTACTTATGCACTTTAACTATAACCATTAATATTagatttctaaaatatttatagatttaCACTTCAATAAATCAAGCAAAGCATGGATAGTTCACAAAAAAGCCATCAAGAATTCACTTTGTTACTAACTCGCACTTTATCTTTCTATTTGGATTCTCATGTCATACATGTTAGCTTGAAAAATTCCTCTCTGTATTTCTTACACTCCCCATACCCTAGTAATTTTTCTCCTCAACTGTCACAGTTCAAAACAAAGTGCCATTACACGGGCATCTGATGATTACTACCCGAAGATCCCCACATTCCAGACATTGCATATAGCTACTGTGGCTTTCAACAGCATATTTATTGGTGAAATAGTTGTCCCAGATTGGGACATGTTCTATGTAAGGCATGGTTTTCTTTCTATTAATGATTTTTctgttattttaaatccattattgacatatttatataacaacTTTCAGAGCAAACATGAATCATCTGAGTTTCATGCTGTTTCTAGAGCTGTGGGAGGTTGTGGAGTCTATGTTAGGTAAgacaaattatatatgttgaatCTATTTTTTATCAGTGTAAGATTTTGATAAGTATAGTATTGGTAAACTTAATTAACAGGGTACACGCAACTTATTGCATCATGATTTAATTACACAACATGATTGCTTTGAAATAGTTTTCAACGACAAATTATGCAACATGATTTAATTGAATGGCAGTGATAAACCTGGTCACCATGACTTTGAAGTACTTAAAAAGCTTGTACTTGCTGATGGGTCAGTTCTTAGAGCTAGATACCCAGGAAGACCATCGCGTGATGGTTTGTTCAATGACCCTGTTATGGACGGGAAGAGGTATGCCTCTTCTACTTAAAGTGTGAACTATGTTATACATCCCAACTTGTGCTGCAGCATGGTCCATATGGCATGCTCCCATTTGCTGGCTACACTGGACTTGTCAGCCTCAATGATGGTATGTGCCATGTGGATTGTGCTGCAGCACAAGGTCTGCTAAAAagcatttttcttaaaattatatagaaGTTGTTTCTATTatgtacatttaatttaaaaactaactTCCATTGATTTTTGACATAGTCTTCTCAAGATATGGAACTTGAATAAATGCACTGGAGTCATAGGTGTATTCAACTGCCAAGGAAAAGGAACATGGCCTCGTCTGGAAAATTCTGTTCAGCCGGAGGTTGAAACTGAACTTTCAGGGAAGGTATCTCCTTCTGATATTGAGTATTTTGAAGAGGTTTCTGGAAAGCAATGGAGAGGAGATTGTGCAGTCTTTTCCTTCAAAACAGGTAATGTTCAtctttgcagcacttcaaatgctATGACTCTTGAAAATATGTGGTACTTAGACCAATTATTCATCAAGCTGTTTGTTgaactttattattttcaattggcTTATTTAATTTCCAGGGTCTTTGTCTCGAATATCAAAGGAAGAATCATTTGACATCACATTAAAAACTCTGGAATGTGATGTCCTTACTGTCTCTCCAATTAAGGCTTACACTAAAGACATTGAGTTCGCACCTATTGGATTATTAAACATGTACAACTCCGGTGGAGCTGTTGAATCAATTGACTTCTTCAGAGGTTCCTCTAACTCAGAAATACATATCAAGGGAAGAGGAGGTGGTAGCTTTGGCGCATACTCAAGAACAAAGCCTAAGTCTTGCTCTCTAAACTCAAAAGATGAGGGATTCAACTTTAAAAGTGAAGAAAATCTTTTGACAGTCACAATTCCTGAGAATAGCAtttattgggatattacacTATCTTATTAAGAAGGCTTTATATTCCTACGTTTTTTAAGTTAAAGCCCAACAGAAATCATTTTTCGATTCTTGACAAGAAAtatggaagaaaagaaaattctgAAACTAGTAGTTCTTGACCAAGAAGAATATGCAGAAGGGAGATGAAATGAGGCACAATCAATGCAGCATTGAAGAATTAAAGTTTGTGACTGATGGCTTGGCTTGCTTACTTGAACTCCAAGTATGTTGAGAAGCACAAACATCATGAAAGAATCTTTACAAATTTAGAACGAAAGAAGAATGTTTTGCTCATATCCATTCCATAGATTGGTTGGTAGGAGATGAAAGGTATTATTCTCTCTCTATATGAGTTTTTTCTGTGGCTTATACTTCAAGTTTACTACAAAATGCAGGCCAACTATTATTGACTTTGATTGAGGATTTGAATCACTTTAAAGACTCTTTCTCATGATTGTAATTAAGGTGATATGTTGATATCATCATTTGGGTTTTCTTACTTCGTGAGTaacagatttaaaaaaagaGTTCAATATGTTTAGCAAGGCAAACTACCATGCTCCAAGAGCATAATACAGTtagaaagtagaaaaaaaatccaaatatttcttcctttttctatttttcctgaGGGAGTATTAAAAAAACCCCCAAATGGAATTTTTAAGTCAGACATGTCCATAATATTGTATGAgagtaaaattataattaaaaataagaataaaagcaGTTAATCTGATCTTTAAAAGCTATCTACAGTTAATCAGTTTTGTCTTTAGAGACTTCCAGGCAAAGGTTCCTAGGTTAAAAACATGGGTCAGTATTAGGACCCTTAATCTCTCTTAAACATTATAACATTTGAAACTACTTCAAAAgcccttttttttccctccaaaaaaaaaaaaaaaaaaaaaaaaaaagaaaagaaaagaaaaatttatctaCTCTATTAGCTCTATGGTCTGCTTAATTCAGACAACATTTACAACAACCTTTGCATCAGAATCTGCACCAACCTCTTGGGCACTGGTTTTGGTTTTCGACAAGTTTTGCTTGCTCAAACTTTCTTGTTGGTCCTTGAGGTTAAGTGATGTGTAAATGGACATTCCACAGAGAGCTAAAACTGCCCCACAGATGCTCACTAACCCTGGATCTGAGTTGAAAAGAATATACCCTCCTAGTAATATCACACAAGTCTTGAATTGTCCAAGAACAACATGAGTAGTTGCTGAGGTTGCGCTGCATAAAAGGGGAGTTAATAGAATCCTATTGTTAATTGCCATATAGTCTACGAAATGCAAAGTAGGATTAAAAAAATGCTATTTTCCGACTATGATGCTATGCATTTTACCGTGCCTATGCATAGGGAAAATTACACTAACACCAACTCTGTTTTACAAGTTTTGCTTGAATTCTTTGTATTACCCCCTcatatttccatttttgttgCAATGTTGCCTTTTAGTCAGTTACACTTTAGTTAATTCCATTTAAATGTATCAAACTCAAAAAATGTGTACAAAAGAGGAGTGATAGTGCAACAAATCTTAAATTTGTTGAGggaattttcataatttttgaaactaaaagGCTTATCTGCAAAACTGTTCAAACAGAAGCCACTGTTACTCTAATTTTCCCTTCTTTGATATATTATCATTACTTCCAAGTTGAAAGAAGAGAACATGGCTCACCCAAGTGTCAGAGCTCCAGACCATTGGAGGAGAAAACCGAGAGCAGCTGATATCAGAACGGCAGTGGAGTTGGTGACATCCCACTTGAAAGAAAGAATTCCCGGTGGATCCAACCATGGCATCAGAGCCAGTAGAAAGAATATTGTAGTTGGGGTAGTCTTCCACATTAGCCTGCATGCATATAATATTCAGTTTATCTATAGATAAGCGTGGTTGATTGCCTAATATGCACAAGCAGAGAATGAAAGAGAGAATGCTTACGCAAGAGCAGTCCAATTGCCTTGCTGTTGCAGATTAGACCATAGGATTTTGTTTATTGCACTTGGGATTATCCATGCAACAGCAATTAAAGCACCAAATAGATTGAACTCTAAATCTGTTACTGTTGCTATAGCTACACCTAATGAAACAATCACTAGAGACAAAACCTGCCTCCAAGAATGAACTTTTTAACATGATTTGCATATACAAGTAGAAAAACAAAGACacgaaaaagaaatcaaaaagtTTACCTTCTTAGAAGAAATGGTTTTCCTGTAGATAATGAATTCTGCAATAACAATGGAAGGAGTGACAGCGATTTTAGCCATCTGGTAGAAACCAACACTGGAAACATGAGATTAATGGTGAGCAAATCGAACAACAAAGGGACAAAAGTGGtaattggaagaaaaaaaatggaagaaagaaCAATTTGAGAACCTGTTGTGTTTTAGACTGGTATTTGCAAGACCAGAGGAAAAAGACATGACAACTCCCAAGgagaagagagaagaaaaaggagtGCTTTTTGAAGGAGGAGAAACAGGAAGGATTGAAAGTGCCTTGAAGATAGCAAGAAGAAACCATGCTACTACATAATGGATTAATGTGAGAAATATTGGGTAATTGAATCCGACTTTCCCCATAACCTGGAAGCAgattatacaaatatttataagataaatggacattcaaaaaaaaagaaaaaaaaaatacaaatacaagaagCACTTGGAGCTAGCTCATCCCAACTAACAATAATGTATGGATAAGTTGAATTCTAAAAGAACACAAAACTGCCATAGGAAAGTTGAAGGGGAAAAAGTTCATACTAATTTGTTTGCCATGATTATTCCAACGGAGACCATGAAGTTAAAGGTCATGGCTACAACAGGACCACAAAATCGTTGCTGTTGACGCTTGGCACCTTCGGAAGTCCGAAGGTCATTGTAAAGCGAACTTCTGAGTTCCTCCAGTGCTCTACCTGATGACAATTAGACTATGAGAAACTATAGGAAATTCAAGAAGAGACATCAAGGTActttttgtaaattaatcaGCTTCTCTGATATCCTTGGCATCTTTTACTAATACCATGAAAACCTTTGCATTAAAGGAACTTTAGGACATatcatgaaaattataaataagaatGTAACATAGCTATTGCATTCACATGCTTTGCAGTTcatgatggaaaataaaaaagaataactaaataaataaaaggaagcTTTAGGGAATTTTGCATTGTATTAAAGAACTTAAGTACCCTTTTCTTGAATTTATACCATAAATTTGTTTGCCTGAATCAACAGACTCATTAATCAGAAGGTCAACAAAGCATGAAAGCAAAATCTATGTTGTTTACAAGCTTTAAACATCTCAAAACCAtctaaataattatcaaaaaaccACTAGCAAGGAAAccatcttaaaagaaaaaaaaaaatggaaaaaagagagataaaaggaaagaattCTCATAAACCCAGATTTCCAGATGAAGGAGCAGAGATACATTCTAAAAAAGTGTAAAATcatgaggaaaaaataaattacatgcaGGAAATATAACTTTTCTATTtccttatatataaaaagataatgaGGATTGAGTGAGTAAGAACCTGCTTCTCCTGCATCACTATCTTTCCGCTTGATAAACTTTTTACCCTCTCCTCCCAGCAACGAATCAAACAACCCCATTGTTAATCCAACAAAACCATAATATGTtggatcttttatatattatttgtaaacCACAAACCATATGAGgcagtacatatatatatatatatatatttcttatcgttgataagaaagaaaataagacGAACTCGATGAAATATGCACAACAGAAAAGTTGGCTCACAGATTCCAACAGCAGAATCCACTTAgaaagcaaaaaggaaaaaaaaaagaaaaaaaaaaaagagagttttattatttgataaaagaatattattatattatgttatatttcttttttatatctttAGTAATTCTTAAGGAATGTGTACAATAAACAAGAACCCTGATGAAGATATAATGCCACTTGTAGAGTATGTATAGCTCTCAAAACCGTTAACAAGGTGGTGGGTGAGAATAGTGTTCTAGTAAAAATACTAAATACAAAACCCAATTGATGTGGGGTTTCCGGTTAAGTCTAAGAAAAATACTTGGTCAAGACCAGTACCAAAACATAAGAGATAGGTGACAAGTTTTAACTTGGTATAATCATTTTGCGGAGATAAAGAGTTTGATAAGGAATTATATATCTATTTGGTTGTATAAATCTACATCTATTAGAATTCTTAGTTTTTTAGACAATTTTCCAATATTGTCTCGGAGGATTTATAAATAGGTAGAGTTTTATTAGATATAATTGGTATTTGTAATCCTCAAATTAAACACCAAAATAGAGATTGTACCATTCTATGAATTGAAGctttaaccataaataaataaataaatttgaaaaaggaaaagaaaaagaaaagaaaccaaCAAAAGAAAGTAATCTGTTAAGCTGTCCTTTGCGTCCTCTTTGTCTTCTCCAACCACCGCTGCCCTAGTTAGGAGAAAACGTATGCATGCAGCCACCATTTTTACCAATCTGATGGTGCACCTTTCTTTATGTTTCATCAGCTAACATGTGAACGATTCTGTGCTTGATGATTACACCAgtaacaaagaaacaaaaaaaataaagataaaaataagataaaaataaaataaaatccatgaaattctttttcACAGCTTTCTTTGGACTACACGAGTAAATAGCAGATTATGCCGAAATAAAAATGCTAAACAACCTAACAGCAATGCTTATAGGAACAAAACAGAGCATTTGTTTCGAGGTTGAGCAGCTTATAAAActagtttctttgttttttacgaatggttttaaagttgaaaatgaTAGAAAAAACGAATTTTGAGAATATTTCTCCATAACAATCTCATTGTAATTGTAGGAAATAGGACAGACAAACATACAAcgtttccccaaaaaaaaaaaaaaaaattggttccATGAAAACGCTATAAAAGACAATTTCTCTGATTTCCAGAATGCAATCAaacctgattttttttttcttttttttttttttttttttggggcggTCCATTATATATCATACCAAGATGCATTTCACAGAAACTGTACACCTCTTTAAGGCATCAAGCCTCAGgaggaaataaaaatgaatatattctTCTTTTGCCTTGGCAATGTACATGAAAGACACAAAACATATTAGATATATACAAAGATGCTGTACAGCCCTATGATTATGACACTTTCTTGGATCTTTTAAAGGTGCTCCTGATATCTATACTTATGGAAAGATACATATTACTGTACCACTAATCGTGTTCCACAGAAGAAAAATTCTCGTGAAGAAGTCATCTTTAAACAACACTCTATCCATGGTGGTTTCCTAGCAgcattatcttcttcttcacaaTTTGCAGGCACTCCAAGCAATTCATTCATCTTGCTCGCTAGAACATCCAACGACAAACAACATGTGGAAAACCTTGTCTGCAGAAGTTTCAACATTGAATTTGAGTCAAAGGAAATGATAAAATCCAAAAGGGAAGTTTTCAGCTTAGAGAGCTTAGTATCTTTGCAATTGTCAATCTAGGTTGATGTTTTAAgtgaaagaaaattatttgagcAAATACCAATTCACGACCACATAAATGTGCATGTATTCTTGCTGTCGGATCCTCTAGAGTCAGTCTGATCTTCTGTTCAGTAGACCCAACTAGCTGACAAATCTCTCTCACTGATGGACATATTGCTACCACTCGAACAATACATCTACCAGCAATAGCCACCTATTAAATATACACAGAGATTTAGACaaactaaaagataaaattgtaaATAGCATATCTAGAAGAGAATGGATAAATccatttaatttgaaatttaaataagaaAGGAAACATCGTCACTTCATTGCTTTGGAAGTTGTCATCTTTGTACTTTATATTGAAATCTTTAGCctcgattaaaaaaatattctagcAACTTTTAGCAGACAAATCAAATGCATAATCAGAATCAAATTGATTCAAAGTTTTACTGGAACTGCATGTCAGACCTCCTCCGAATTAgtaaggaaatccatcaatgttgAAGTCGGAAGACTAGGATAGTCTACCACTAAAAAACAGAATTTGAAGACAAATTAGCCATGGATgtacataaatatttaatagtaaAGGAAATAGTGAAATGCTCAAATGTAGacaaatttgttaaatatactCAAACATTATGCATTGGTTACCAGTTAAGTTGGGAAGAGGAGTACTCCATGTAGGCAAAAAACCTTCTTCCATTGTTTCACGCTCATCAATTGTCCTGATATATGATTAATATGCAACCACATTAAAAGCAaaggaataaatatattaatcaattcctTTGTAATAAAAAAGGCCTTTCTTTTTACCTCTTACATTGTAAGACACTGTCATCATTTTCAGAAAGAAACCTAATTCTAGAAGATGGAAGAAATAGGCCGTGCCACAGTCCAGAATGCTCTTCACATCTAATGTTACGAAACTTAACCCATTTACCAATGCCTTTGAAGTGTAAACCAATATCTTTAAGCCCTTGATCAACAGTCACCCTTAAGACAGTTCCAACACAAGGAAATTGACAAATGATGTGCCTAGCAAGAGGAACAGGTTCTATTCCCAACGGAATTTCTGAATCCTTATATCTACATATACAAAGGCAAATTTTGTATAAACACTGCCAGTCATACCAACTTTCCTGTACCTATCAACTTAAAACCCATGTCTTCTTAAAACACaagattgaaaagaaaaatacaaaaaaattatgcagCATCAATGTATAGAagttatataaatgcattttagatTCCATAAAAAACTcctaaaaccatatatattctAGTTACTTTGTGTCCAAGCTTAATGGAGGGGCATCATTTCCATCCCAAACAAAGAACATCCATCTATTCCTCGAAGCTTCTTGGACATGCAGAACCTAATAGGAATGGTGAAAACACAAGTTTAGTATTCCAAATCAACACTTAAACTCCAAAGTTATTACCAACTGACAATGATACACTCACCTTACATATAAGATCAAAATGTTGATTAGCTGCGAGATTTTTCATCGAAACAATATATTCACTGTTTCCTAGAAAACATAAAGATAGAAGCTTCAACTCAGTATTGCTCTCTGTTAAAGCAATGCGATATTAAAGCCAAATAGATCACAAAATTGATGTAAGAACATTGaccgaaaaataaaaaacaaagtcaAAGATAAGTACGCTTAGACCTGCACCCATATCATGGTAGCGGGAAACTTGCCACATACGTGGAACGTAACCGGTGTCCTGTTCTAGAAGAACAAATCCACGAGAAGCTTGATATGGGGTATAATTTGGTGTATTTGAATTGACATCGAACAGAGCATACGATGAGTACTGTTTATTACAAATTGCACATGGCCTATTCTCATACTCCTTAATCTGCAAATAGGATAAGCAAAATGAACAATCATACaacaaaatatggaaatatTAAGAAAACAGTAAGAATTTTTTAACGAAAGGGTGGACTTTTTTCATCTCTTTTTCAAAAACATGGATAAGTATTCCATTTGAAAAGTTGCAACAAAGAGGGAAAAACTTATCTTCAAAAGTAAAATAAGAGTAAATAAGTTGGCAAATTAAGTAAGGCAAATAAGCAAATACCATGACATGGTACAGAATAATGAAGTCCTTATACGACTGAACCAGCGGAAGGTCCTCAATTCTGTCAGAGAACATATGAACTGATAACTCCTCGTGCATTTCAGATTCATCCACAATTTTCAGTATTGAAACGTAGTCTACGAAACACAggtattcaaaaataaaaaaaccaaaaagagaaaagcaaAGCGATAAAATAACAATACCCAATActcaaaatcaagaaaaacaaaaacagcaaaaaagaaaaacccaaaaagacaagtgggtttttttcttttaccagtGCCAGCACTCTTTCTGGGAAAGCTGAACTCGGTGACAATGCCAGCAAGATTAGCTTTCTTTTTTAGGCGCTTCTGTCGAGCCTCTCTGATTGAAATTATAGTGGAACTACTCGCGCtcatcttttctttctttcgttTATTATATTGGTCGTGACTCGTGAAACTGTAAACGCCTAGATAACAGAAAAGAATaggacaaagagagagagagagagagagagagagagagagggtctCAAAGTTCGAAAACTGAAAACTATGAAATAGGTTTTCGGTTGTGATTATGAAGCAGGTAATCGGCTTTTGGGTTTTCTCATTCCTCTCCTACTTGTTCAGTTTGTCTAATCAGAATTATTAGATTTTCCTGTACCCTACTTTTCCGAAAAGATTTTGGCTTAATCTAATATTATGTCAGACCACAATCATTAAATCATACCAGCTTCCATAAAATATCCTAGACcccaaaaaaggggaaaaagaaaacaccactacttttttttttttggggacaaaatACAAGATTTACTCTGATTAATTTACTTCTCAGTACCGACCGAT includes the following:
- the LOC107416052 gene encoding probable galactinol--sucrose galactosyltransferase 2 — its product is MISPPLKSLQLDFHFPSFAATSQRTFFSHGFVGNINGNHRKTWSRHSMFLSTKPVLKDGALSFNGTDALTSVPDNVVVTPFTNSSAFVGATSKEASSRQVFKLGVIRDVRFLSIYRFKIWWMMPRFGNSGSEIPVETQMLLLEAKDDESESTGYILFLPLLDGEFRASLQGNSSDELEFCVESGDPAIVTKESLKAVFVNSGDHPFDLMKESMKILEKYTGTFSARESKQLPGMLDYFGWCTWDAFYQEVNPQGIREGLKSLSEGGAPPKFLIIDDGWQDTTNEFRKEGEPFIEGSQFGARLDSIEENSKFRRSVNDTESEAPSSLKDFVSEIRSTFGLKYVYVWHALMGYWGGLNPNAEGTKKYNPKLRYPVQSPGTLANSWDISMASMEKYGVAAIEPDKAFQFYDDLHGYLASQDVDGVKVDVQNILETISAGLGGRVSLTKKFQQALEKSIATHFQDNSIICCMGQSTDSIYHSKQSAITRASDDYYPKIPTFQTLHIATVAFNSIFIGEIVVPDWDMFYSKHESSEFHAVSRAVGGCGVYVSDKPGHHDFEVLKKLVLADGSVLRARYPGRPSRDGLFNDPVMDGKSLLKIWNLNKCTGVIGVFNCQGKGTWPRLENSVQPEVETELSGKVSPSDIEYFEEVSGKQWRGDCAVFSFKTGSLSRISKEESFDITLKTLECDVLTVSPIKAYTKDIEFAPIGLLNMYNSGGAVESIDFFRGSSNSEIHIKGRGGGSFGAYSRTKPKSCSLNSKDEGFNFKSEENLLTVTIPENSIYWDITLSY
- the LOC107409930 gene encoding nucleotide-sugar uncharacterized transporter 2, translated to MGLFDSLLGGEGKKFIKRKDSDAGEAGRALEELRSSLYNDLRTSEGAKRQQQRFCGPVVAMTFNFMVSVGIIMANKLVMGKVGFNYPIFLTLIHYVVAWFLLAIFKALSILPVSPPSKSTPFSSLFSLGVVMSFSSGLANTSLKHNSVGFYQMAKIAVTPSIVIAEFIIYRKTISSKKVLSLVIVSLGVAIATVTDLEFNLFGALIAVAWIIPSAINKILWSNLQQQGNWTALALMWKTTPTTIFFLLALMPWLDPPGILSFKWDVTNSTAVLISAALGFLLQWSGALTLGATSATTHVVLGQFKTCVILLGGYILFNSDPGLVSICGAVLALCGMSIYTSLNLKDQQESLSKQNLSKTKTSAQEVGADSDAKVVVNVV